GGGTTGGAACCGCTGAAGGTGCGGGTGGTTTTGGCACCCGCAGGAACAACCAAAGCAAACGTCAAAACAACTGATGCAGCTCCTGCAGCGAGCGTGGCTGGGAAAGAACCTTTCATCTCCAATCGAGCAATGCAAGCCGGAGCAAGAATAGTGCGGTTGAACCGTTGAAAGCTCTGCGATAAGCACCTTCGTGTTCCGCATCAACCATCGCTGCATCAACTGCGGCACCTGCTGGCAATTTGATTCGGATCACTTCGCTCCCGAGGGTGAGCGTGCGTGCGTTCATGCCCAGCCTGTTGGCCAGGAGGCCACAGAGCAGGCGCTGCTGGCGTTGCAGGCCTGCCCTGTGGCTGCGATCGAAACCGACCGCAGCTTGCGCCAGACCACTCCGGTTGATGGCTTTCCTGCTCTGATCAAAGAGCATTCCGAGGGAACGATCTACTACTGCGGCTGGGCGTCGCGGCGCAGTTTCGGAGCCTGCAGTTGGTTGATCACCCGGCCCTCAGGCAACGTGATGGTGGATGTTCCGCGATGGAGTGCGCCTCTGGCCCGACGGATCCAGGCCCTTGGTGGTTTGCGCTTCATCGTGTTGCCCCACCGCGACGATGTCGCAGACCATGAGCGCTGGGCCCGGACGTTTGCTTGTGACCGCTGGATTCATGCGGCTGATGCTGACGCGGCCCCGCAGGCAGAACAGCTGATCACAGGCGGTGATGCGGTTGCGATTGCCGAAGGCCTTCAGCTCATCCCCACGCCAGGGCACACCGAGGGATCGCTCTGCGCATTGCTGGGGGATGCACGCTCCGTGTTGTTCAGCGGCGATCACCTCTGGTGGAATCCCGAGCATGCGGTGGTGGTGGCTTCAGAGCGCTACTGCTGGTGGGATTTTGCAACCCAGCTTGCGTCTGTGGAGCGGCTGCTGGATCTTGATGTGGCTTTGCTGCTGCCCGGTCATGGCCGGCGCCATGCCTTTGCGCCGGGAGCCTGGCGTACCGCCCTTGAGCAGACCTTGCGCTGGAATCGGCGCCATCATGAAAGCTGATCAGGACCAATCGATGCAGGCTGTTTTCAACGGCACGGTGATTGCCGAGAGCGAGGACATCGTGATGGTGGATGGCAATCCCTATTTTCCTCGCGCGTCGATGCACGCCGACTACTTTCGCGACTCCAGTCACACCACAGTGTGCGGTTGGAAAGGCACCGCCCGCTACTGGGATGTGGTGGTTGGTGATCAGGTGATCAGCAATGCGGTTTGGAGTTATGAATCGCCGAAGCCTGAAGCGGAACAGATTCGCGAGCGTTTCGCTTTTTATCGCGGCAAGGGTGTGGAGCTGAGCTGAGGATTCAGCGTTTTCGCTGCCGGCGGCTTGCCTTGCGCGTGCCGCCGTACTGATATCCAGGTTGGCGTTCAATCCGGTACCAGCACTGCGGGCAGATCAAGGTCCAGTCTTTGATCAGATTGCTGCGCACGCGGAAGTGCACCGGGCCAGGGCTTTGACACAAGGCGCAGGGAATCATCTGCTCCTTGTGTTGGCTCTGGCTCACCGCAGGCGTGTCATCGGGTTGAGGCATGCACGGCATGGCTACCTTCCAGAAGCATGCATCGACCCATGAGCAAGGCCACAAAACTGCTTCTGGCGCTGGACCGAGAACTGCTGGCGATCGATGACTTCGGCCACGACCCTCTCAGCGAAATCGACGCTCTGATCACTCGCCTTGAACCTGAAATTCAGCAGGTGGAGCTGAGGGGCCGCGCCAAACACCAGGCGGAGATTTACGTGGCCAGGGATCGCGCCTCCGTCAAGGTTG
The sequence above is a segment of the Synechococcus sp. PROS-7-1 genome. Coding sequences within it:
- a CDS encoding DUF427 domain-containing protein; translated protein: MQAVFNGTVIAESEDIVMVDGNPYFPRASMHADYFRDSSHTTVCGWKGTARYWDVVVGDQVISNAVWSYESPKPEAEQIRERFAFYRGKGVELS
- a CDS encoding MBL fold metallo-hydrolase; translated protein: MFRINHRCINCGTCWQFDSDHFAPEGERACVHAQPVGQEATEQALLALQACPVAAIETDRSLRQTTPVDGFPALIKEHSEGTIYYCGWASRRSFGACSWLITRPSGNVMVDVPRWSAPLARRIQALGGLRFIVLPHRDDVADHERWARTFACDRWIHAADADAAPQAEQLITGGDAVAIAEGLQLIPTPGHTEGSLCALLGDARSVLFSGDHLWWNPEHAVVVASERYCWWDFATQLASVERLLDLDVALLLPGHGRRHAFAPGAWRTALEQTLRWNRRHHES